The Ignavibacteriota bacterium sequence TTTTGATAAATTTTCGAAATATTTTTATTTGCTAAGGTTTTGCCAGTTAAAAGAACGTCAAGATCGCCATCATTATCATAATCAGCCCAAGCAACTGCACCATTTCTAATATTTGTTAAAGAAATGCTTGTATTTTCAGTAAATGAATTTTCAGGATAATTATTGTCATATATTTTAGCAGCAGGATTAATATTATAAATACCACCATTCCCTGTTAACAATATATCAAGATCACCATCGTTATCATAATCTCCCAAAGCGATTGAATTATTTGATGTTTGTAAACCAATAATGTTAATTGAAGTTTGTTCGGTGAATGTATTTTCCGGAAAATTATTTCGAAATATTTTTGTACCGTTTTTAGCTCCATTTAATTCACCTATCAAAAAAATATCAAGATCACCATCATTATCATAATCTCCCGATATAATTGAAGTAATTGTACCGCCAAATGGAATAGTTATTTGTTGAGTGAATGAATTATCTGGTAGATTATTTCGATATATTGTAGCAAAATCAGAAAAATATTCAGATGAAATTAAATCCAAATCACCGTCATTATCATAATCGCCCCATGATGCATTACCATCGGGAAATGACAGCCAAGTTTGTTCCTTGAATTTGTTATTTCTATCATTTCGAAATATTCCTGAGGACAATAGTATGTCAAGATCACCGTCATTATCATAATCACCCCAACTTCCTCCTGCACGAGCTGGTAAATAATTACTATTATTCAGATCAGTGAAAGTATTGTCCCCGTTATTATGGTAAATTAATCTATATGGAGTAGAAGGCCATGTATCACCAAATAATAAAATATCAAGAAAGCCGTCATTATTATAATCTCCCCATTTTGCAAAGCCGCCGCCAACATTTATTAACTGAATAGAACTTTCATCAGTAAAATTATTTCCCCCATCATTTCTATAAATTTTGGTAACAGTATTATTATCTGTAAAGCCAGATAAAAGAATATCAAGATCCCCATCATTATCATAATCCCCCCAATCAACCGCACTTGATGATACTCCAATAAGTGAAGTTTCAGATATTTCCGTAAATAAAGGCTCACTAATACTATTGCTTTTGCAATGAATTACTATTTTTTCCAAAATAGTTAAAGTTGATTTTTGCGAAAATATATTTATTCTCAAAAAGAAATAAATAATTGATAAGCTAAAAATTAATGTTTTCATTTATATGTCCCTCTTAATTAAATTCCAAAATTAATAAGCAGCTGAATAGTCAGTTATAATTTTAGTATTTAAGAAATTTATTCTTCGGGAGAGAAGTACTTTGTGG is a genomic window containing:
- a CDS encoding VCBS repeat-containing protein yields the protein MKTLIFSLSIIYFFLRINIFSQKSTLTILEKIVIHCKSNSISEPLFTEISETSLIGVSSSAVDWGDYDNDGDLDILLSGFTDNNTVTKIYRNDGGNNFTDESSIQLINVGGGFAKWGDYNNDGFLDILLFGDTWPSTPYRLIYHNNGDNTFTDLNNSNYLPARAGGSWGDYDNDGDLDILLSSGIFRNDRNNKFKEQTWLSFPDGNASWGDYDNDGDLDLISSEYFSDFATIYRNNLPDNSFTQQITIPFGGTITSIISGDYDNDGDLDIFLIGELNGAKNGTKIFRNNFPENTFTEQTSINIIGLQTSNNSIALGDYDNDGDLDILLTGNGGIYNINPAAKIYDNNYPENSFTENTSISLTNIRNGAVAWADYDNDGDLDVLLTGKTLANKNISKIYQNNSIAKNEKPSIPPNLQVQIIGNDVVFTWDKSTDNETPQNGLTYNIKIGRTPEFGDILSPMSDIQNGYRKIVFSGNTGSSISWRIKNLPEGEYYWSVQAIDNSFSGSEFAEVKSFTKGKLFLEFSEDTLISITGTSNGLAAWGDYDNDNDLDLLLTGKTDDNNEVAIIYRNDGESNFIEQNSITLQGGSSAQWVDYNNDGNIDIFITAGDKMVMYKNNGILLFQKN